From the genome of Nitrospirota bacterium:
GGTGGCCACCTCGGTAATGAACTTCGAGTATAACGGTAAGAAGATCAATCTTCTCGATACGCCTGGCCACAAGGATTTTGCAGAGGATGTGTATCGCACGCTTACTGCGGTTGACAGTGTCATCATTGTGGTGGATTGCGTAAAAGGCGTGGAAGAGCAGACCGAAAAATTGATGGAAGTCTGCAGGATGAGAAAAACGCCGGTAATCGTCTTTATCAATAAACTCGACCGTGAGGGCAAGCGGCCCTTTGAGCTTTTGGATGAGATCGAGGACAAACTCTGTATCAAGGTCCGGCCTCTGAGCTGGCCGATCAGCATGGGCTCTTCCTTCAAAGGGGTCTATAATATATACAATAAAAGCCTCAATCTCTTTCGTCCCGGAGGCGCATCCATTGCGGAAGATGTTTTGGCTGTTGATACGATTTCCGACCGGCTGCTTGACGAGCGGCTGCTTGACGAGCGGCTGGGCGAATTTGCATTTCAGCTTCGGGAAGATATCGCGCTTATCGAAGGGGTCTATGAGCCTTTTGAGCGGCAGCGGTACCTTGATGCCGATCTTGCGCCGGTTTTTTTCGGGAGTGCGGTCAATAATTTTGGCGTAAAGGAACTGCTTACCACGTTTACCGATATCGCTCCACCGCCCCGGAGCAGGATTGCCGACACCCGCATAATCCATCCTGATGAAAAGAGCTTCAGCGGCTTCGTATTTAAAATACATGCGAACCTCGACCCCAAGCATAGGGACAGGATCGCCTTTTTGCGAATATGCTCCGGAAAATTCGAAAGAAATAAGTTCTTTCATCATGTCAGGCTGGGAAAGGACTTGAAGTTCAGGAGCCCTGCAAGTTTTTTAGCGCAGGAAAAGAGCATCATCGAAGAGGCGTATCCCGGCGATGTGATCGGTCTTTATGACACCGGCAACTTCAAGATCGGCGATACGCTTACTGAGGGCGAAAAGATCATGTTCCAGGGGATCCCGAGCTTTTCGCCGGAAGTATTCAAAGAGGTCATTAATACGGACCCCATGAGGTCCAAGCAACTTGAAAAGGGCCTGCTCCAGCTTACGGATGAAGGCGTTGCGCAGCTTTTTATCCAGCAGCAGGGGAAAAGAAGGATAGTCGGCACGGTCGGGGAACTGCAGTTCGATGTTATCCAATATCGGCTGCTGCATGAATACGGCGCATCCTGCCGTTTCAGCCCTCTTAACTTCAGCAAGGCCTGCTGGATAACCTCTCATGACCCGAAGAAGCTCGAAAAATTCTGCGAATACCGTTCCTCCAAGCTCGGTGAAGATAAATACGGTAATCCGGTCTTTTTCTCGGAATCAGATTGGGAACTGCAGCGGATACGGACTGATTACCCTGATATCGAATTCCATTTCAGTTCCGAGATCAATACCGGCATCCCGGGCCTAAAAGAGGGCAGGGGCTGACCGCCACCAATTTAGGCGCGGTCAGACCTATTGCCTCTATGAACGTCTCAGCGGTTCGTTGAAGGCCTCTGAGGACGGTATCTGTTTGTGGTGGAAGCTGGTGTCTGACGGGCCTCTGCGCCCCTGTGCGCTGTTTTCGGGCCGTCTGTTCTTCCCTCTTTCGACGCATAATTCCTGGCCGGCTTTTTCGTGTCTGAGCTATTGGTTTTCCATCTGCGCTGCGGCTCACGAGGCGGCCGGGCAAATTCTGCATCACGCGCAGGCGCAGGTGCTTTGTAATCAAACCCTTCCTGAATGCAGCGCTTTACTTTTTTCCCGAGGACGCGTTCGATACTGCGGACCGTCTCTTCATCTTCGCGGGTGACAAAGGTGAAAGAATCACCGGTCTTTGCCGCACGGCCTGTCCTGCCGATTCTGTGTGTATAGGCATCTGCCGTATCCGGCATATCGTAGTTGATGACATGGGAGATGGATGAAACGTCTATCCCGCGTGCTGCGATATCGGTCGCAACGAGGATCTGAAATTTACCGTTTCGGAATCCGTCCAGCGCTTCCTGCCGCCTGTTCTGGGAAAGGTTGCCCTGCAGTGATGTTGCACGATAGCCTGCCCTTTCGAGCTGCTGCCCAACGCGTTTTGCGCGGTGTTTTGTGCGCGTGAAGATAAGGACTGACTCCGTATCGGTATGCTTCAGCAGTTCAAGGAGCAGGGCTGTCTTGAGATGCTGGTCAACCGGGTAGAGTGCATGACTTACCGTATTTGCGGGTGCAGTGTGATCGACCTGCACGGTGACCGGTGCATGGAGGATGTCGTGCGCCAGCCGTCTGATATCGTCAGGCATCGTTGCAGAGAAGAGCAGCGTCTGACGT
Proteins encoded in this window:
- a CDS encoding peptide chain release factor 3, whose translation is MYTEEIKRRRTFAIISHPDAGKTTLTEKLLLFGGAIQTAGAVKSNKIKKSTASDFMEIEKQRGISVATSVMNFEYNGKKINLLDTPGHKDFAEDVYRTLTAVDSVIIVVDCVKGVEEQTEKLMEVCRMRKTPVIVFINKLDREGKRPFELLDEIEDKLCIKVRPLSWPISMGSSFKGVYNIYNKSLNLFRPGGASIAEDVLAVDTISDRLLDERLLDERLGEFAFQLREDIALIEGVYEPFERQRYLDADLAPVFFGSAVNNFGVKELLTTFTDIAPPPRSRIADTRIIHPDEKSFSGFVFKIHANLDPKHRDRIAFLRICSGKFERNKFFHHVRLGKDLKFRSPASFLAQEKSIIEEAYPGDVIGLYDTGNFKIGDTLTEGEKIMFQGIPSFSPEVFKEVINTDPMRSKQLEKGLLQLTDEGVAQLFIQQQGKRRIVGTVGELQFDVIQYRLLHEYGASCRFSPLNFSKACWITSHDPKKLEKFCEYRSSKLGEDKYGNPVFFSESDWELQRIRTDYPDIEFHFSSEINTGIPGLKEGRG
- a CDS encoding DEAD/DEAH box helicase, coding for MKFQAFNLHTQVAAGITAAGYVTPTPIQVQAIPPVLEGHDVMGLAQTGTGKTAAFVLPILHRLMQGERRHIRALIVAPTRELAEQIHETINNLGLQTRLRSVTIYGGVGFNPQVEKLRRGAEIIVACPGRLLDHLEQRTINLSQVEVLVLDEADRMFDMGFLPDIRKIIKHIPAKRQTLLFSATMPDDIRRLAHDILHAPVTVQVDHTAPANTVSHALYPVDQHLKTALLLELLKHTDTESVLIFTRTKHRAKRVGQQLERAGYRATSLQGNLSQNRRQEALDGFRNGKFQILVATDIAARGIDVSSISHVINYDMPDTADAYTHRIGRTGRAAKTGDSFTFVTREDEETVRSIERVLGKKVKRCIQEGFDYKAPAPARDAEFARPPREPQRRWKTNSSDTKKPARNYASKEGRTDGPKTAHRGAEARQTPASTTNRYRPQRPSTNR